One Calditrichia bacterium DNA window includes the following coding sequences:
- a CDS encoding cation transporter codes for MSSHQHHTHNHPKSNNIRLAFFINLGFTILEIVGGLLTNSVAILSDALHDLGDSLSLGLAWYLDNFSKKKSNKKFSYGYWRFSLLGALINAVVLILGSLFILSEAVPRIISPEHSNAQGMIIFAIIGVLVNGFAAFRMKDDHSMNAQVVAWHLVEDVLSWVAVLIVGITLLFKDIHILDPILSVLITLYVLYNVIGNLRKTLDLFLQASPPDINIDEIEKQFLQIERVKSVHHTHVWTLDGEHHVLSTHLVIENNASKTEIMDIKSRSKKIIKPMNIEHITVEIEFEDEDCQMRET; via the coding sequence TTGTCAAGTCATCAACATCATACACATAATCACCCAAAGTCAAACAACATCCGACTGGCATTTTTTATCAATTTGGGATTTACAATTTTGGAGATTGTCGGTGGGTTATTGACCAACAGCGTAGCCATTTTGTCGGATGCGCTTCACGATTTGGGCGATAGCCTCTCGCTGGGTTTGGCGTGGTATCTGGATAATTTTTCCAAAAAAAAGAGTAACAAAAAATTTTCCTACGGTTACTGGCGATTTTCGTTATTGGGCGCGCTGATAAACGCGGTTGTGCTCATTCTCGGGTCGCTGTTCATATTGTCAGAAGCGGTGCCGCGCATCATTTCGCCGGAACATTCGAATGCGCAGGGCATGATTATATTCGCAATAATCGGGGTTTTGGTGAACGGCTTTGCGGCGTTTCGGATGAAGGATGATCACTCCATGAACGCACAGGTGGTCGCGTGGCATTTGGTGGAAGATGTGTTGAGTTGGGTCGCCGTTTTAATTGTGGGGATAACTCTGTTATTCAAGGATATTCATATTCTCGATCCCATATTATCAGTATTAATAACACTTTATGTTCTTTATAACGTCATCGGGAATCTCCGGAAAACCTTGGATCTATTTCTGCAAGCTTCTCCCCCCGATATTAATATTGATGAAATCGAAAAACAATTTCTGCAAATTGAACGGGTCAAATCTGTTCATCACACCCATGTTTGGACGCTGGACGGCGAACATCATGTGCTGTCCACACATTTGGTAATTGAAAACAATGCTTCGAAAACTGAAATTATGGATATCAAATCGCGCAGTAAAAAAATCATCAAACCGATGAATATTGAACACATAACTGTAGAAATAGAGTTCGAAGACGAAGATTGTCAAATGAGGGAAACTTGA
- a CDS encoding NUDIX hydrolase → MEEKLTELARWKTLDSRILHKNPFWTYKMDRFEIPGKMRGEYYFVTTNGSSMVIPVTEDGKVGLVKQYRYLCDRDCIEFPCGSVKPNSNHLETAHAELAEEAGVQAGNMQLIGEYNPYNGVTTEMCNVYLATNLIQTESKPDATEEFERLWLLPAELDALIRAGEIWDGMTLAAWALAQPHLR, encoded by the coding sequence ATGGAAGAGAAACTCACCGAACTCGCACGCTGGAAAACGCTGGACAGCCGTATTTTACACAAAAATCCGTTTTGGACATATAAAATGGATCGATTTGAGATCCCCGGTAAAATGCGCGGCGAATATTATTTTGTTACTACCAACGGCTCCAGCATGGTTATTCCGGTAACGGAAGACGGAAAAGTTGGGCTGGTGAAGCAATATCGTTATTTATGCGACCGCGATTGTATCGAATTTCCCTGCGGAAGCGTGAAACCCAATAGCAATCATCTCGAAACTGCGCACGCGGAACTTGCCGAAGAAGCCGGTGTACAAGCCGGAAATATGCAATTGATCGGCGAATACAATCCATACAACGGCGTTACCACAGAAATGTGCAACGTATATTTGGCAACAAATTTGATCCAAACGGAATCGAAACCGGATGCAACGGAAGAATTTGAGCGACTGTGGCTTTTGCCCGCAGAATTGGATGCGCTGATTCGCGCCGGTGAAATTTGGGATGGCATGACGTTGGCCGCCTGGGCGTTGGCACAACCGCATTTGCGCTGA
- a CDS encoding TonB-dependent receptor — MQGQTPSVYQLDFTKDYISWVWSANLQTIVPTGKQSRISVNNQLRSSLFRQSSQKDNWRDENTLEVYWQLPLSGRFSTRSIIESRIFSDDNSGRKFNKHLLAQELSWQVNPNIALKPAAGMALEESFDTADQGWYGKMGLEVFRLNMGEYLNYTDASSVIRAFPGRKNQEHTFFTGWTRQFSDRASDSLRLGYQYSENRYFIQSPAGSEPPQETVYMNTRFLFNQLQYNLSDHSFFAFLTNFKNRDIDQSISPVSPTAQTRRREELALENQLQHLMFWGGWQLQNSIFFSQSQNDNPNVDTDINTLQTAFTTALRHRSTRGNMLWGKFSFTKLEYNTPTPDDNTASAELRNRQDRDEQRFIIDAGYRKRFSEYFSAGLQGNVYLFHQIYLRSGRSQNNNWNRVYQLAATFDHNISPAVRHNQQIKILANYTVFDFEELLPTVRSYVFRKLVYSDSLSIDLTEDLAFTNIYQLEKEDNGSFFKDNFAQLINRELTAHFLNTGLRHNDVFGLQVTAGVTLFLRDEWGFTPQRERRKVRKFKSFSPRLTVVYPASKRLLVFLNYAPNKSENFTRSVTDELFQENIQYFTSGNVNLRYTF; from the coding sequence ATGCAGGGGCAAACACCGTCGGTTTATCAACTGGATTTCACAAAAGATTACATCAGTTGGGTGTGGTCCGCTAATTTACAAACCATTGTTCCCACCGGCAAACAATCCCGCATTTCTGTGAACAATCAATTGCGCAGCAGTTTATTCCGCCAATCGTCGCAAAAGGATAACTGGCGGGACGAAAACACGCTGGAAGTGTATTGGCAACTGCCGCTTTCCGGGCGATTTTCAACGCGATCGATTATCGAATCGCGCATTTTTTCGGATGACAACTCCGGTCGAAAATTCAACAAACATTTGCTGGCGCAGGAATTGAGCTGGCAGGTGAACCCGAATATCGCGCTGAAACCGGCTGCCGGCATGGCGCTGGAGGAATCTTTTGATACGGCTGATCAGGGTTGGTATGGCAAAATGGGGCTGGAAGTTTTTCGTTTAAATATGGGTGAATATTTAAATTACACCGACGCCAGTAGCGTGATCCGGGCGTTTCCGGGACGGAAAAATCAGGAGCACACTTTTTTTACGGGATGGACGCGCCAGTTTTCCGATCGCGCCAGCGACTCGTTGCGATTGGGTTACCAATATTCGGAAAACCGCTATTTTATCCAATCGCCCGCCGGCAGCGAACCGCCGCAGGAAACGGTGTATATGAACACCCGATTTTTGTTCAATCAGTTGCAGTATAATTTATCTGACCACTCGTTTTTTGCATTTTTGACCAATTTTAAAAATCGTGATATCGACCAGTCCATATCGCCCGTTAGTCCCACGGCGCAAACCCGCCGCCGGGAGGAACTGGCATTGGAAAATCAGTTGCAGCACCTGATGTTTTGGGGCGGCTGGCAACTGCAAAACAGCATTTTTTTCTCGCAGTCGCAAAATGATAATCCCAATGTGGATACGGATATCAACACGCTGCAAACCGCATTTACCACTGCGTTGCGCCACCGCTCAACCCGCGGAAATATGCTGTGGGGCAAATTTTCGTTCACCAAATTGGAATACAACACGCCAACGCCGGACGACAACACCGCCAGCGCGGAACTACGCAACCGGCAGGATCGCGATGAGCAGCGGTTTATCATCGATGCCGGTTACCGGAAACGGTTTAGTGAATATTTTTCCGCAGGATTGCAGGGCAATGTGTATCTGTTTCACCAGATTTATTTGCGATCCGGGCGCAGCCAGAACAACAATTGGAACCGTGTTTACCAGCTTGCTGCAACATTCGATCACAACATCAGTCCGGCTGTGCGGCACAATCAGCAAATCAAAATTTTAGCGAATTATACGGTGTTCGATTTTGAAGAATTGCTGCCAACGGTGCGTAGCTACGTTTTCCGCAAATTGGTGTACAGCGATTCGCTGAGCATTGATCTGACGGAAGATCTGGCGTTCACCAATATTTATCAACTGGAAAAAGAGGACAACGGCTCCTTTTTTAAGGATAATTTTGCCCAGCTAATTAACCGGGAACTGACCGCCCATTTTTTGAACACCGGACTGCGTCACAACGATGTTTTTGGATTGCAGGTAACCGCTGGTGTTACCCTGTTTTTGCGGGATGAGTGGGGATTTACGCCACAGCGTGAACGGCGTAAAGTGAGGAAATTCAAAAGCTTCTCGCCGCGATTGACGGTTGTTTATCCAGCGAGTAAACGGCTGCTGGTTTTCCTGAATTACGCACCGAATAAATCCGAAAATTTTACGCGCTCTGTTACGGATGAGCTGTTTCAGGAAAACATCCAGTATTTCACCAGCGGAAATGTGAATCTGCGATACACGTTTTAA
- a CDS encoding septum formation initiator family protein, translating into MSLKPIKTKTSPKRKTYTVTVYYKYLPLWILLLAFTLVIFAFFTGNKSIFDLYSLYRERNELVVQKQQLEAENQRLQQEIERLQKDIDHIEKVAREKYNLKRDDETIYKVVPEEKP; encoded by the coding sequence ATGTCACTGAAACCGATCAAAACCAAAACATCGCCGAAACGAAAAACCTACACGGTGACGGTATATTACAAATATCTGCCGTTGTGGATTTTGTTGCTGGCGTTTACATTGGTTATTTTTGCGTTTTTTACCGGCAACAAATCCATTTTCGATTTGTATTCGCTATACCGGGAACGCAACGAATTGGTGGTGCAAAAGCAACAGCTTGAGGCGGAAAACCAACGGCTTCAGCAGGAAATTGAGCGATTGCAAAAAGACATCGACCACATCGAAAAAGTAGCCCGCGAAAAATACAATCTCAAACGCGACGACGAAACCATCTACAAGGTCGTTCCGGAAGAGAAGCCGTGA
- the eno gene encoding phosphopyruvate hydratase, giving the protein MTDIISVSAREILDSRGNPTVEVDVYLESGAFGRAAVPSGASTGEHEAMELRDGEKDRFLGKGVLKAVQNVNDEIAPEIMGLDATDQIGIDRTLLDLDGTPNKSKMGANAILGVSMAVAKAAADALGLPLYQYLGGVNAKTLPVPMMNILNGGSHADNSVDLQEFMVMPVNAHSFHESLRMGTEVFHSLKKVLLKKGYSTSVGDEGGFAPNLGSNEEALQVIMEAVEKAGYKPGEDIFFALDVASSELYDKATGLYHLESEGRKLNAAEMVDFYANLVNKYPIISIEDGMDENDWDGWKLITEKLGKKVQLVGDDLFVTNVQRLSQGIKSGVANSVLVKVNQIGTLTETFDCMQMAHRAGYSTVISHRSGETEDATIADIAVAVNAGQIKTGSASRSDRIAKYNQLLRIEEELGELAVFPGKSILR; this is encoded by the coding sequence ATGACAGACATTATTTCGGTTAGCGCACGTGAGATTTTAGACAGCCGCGGTAACCCCACCGTTGAAGTTGATGTGTATCTCGAAAGTGGCGCATTCGGACGCGCTGCGGTGCCGTCCGGTGCATCCACCGGTGAGCACGAAGCCATGGAATTGCGTGACGGCGAAAAAGACCGCTTTTTGGGCAAAGGTGTTTTGAAAGCAGTGCAAAACGTAAATGACGAAATAGCGCCGGAAATCATGGGTTTGGACGCTACCGACCAGATCGGTATCGACCGGACGCTGCTCGATTTGGACGGTACGCCGAACAAAAGCAAAATGGGCGCAAACGCTATTTTGGGCGTTTCGATGGCGGTTGCCAAAGCCGCAGCAGATGCGTTGGGATTACCGTTGTATCAATATCTTGGCGGCGTAAATGCGAAAACATTACCCGTGCCGATGATGAATATTCTCAACGGCGGATCGCATGCGGATAACAGCGTGGATTTGCAGGAATTTATGGTGATGCCGGTGAATGCGCACTCCTTCCACGAATCGCTGCGGATGGGCACGGAAGTGTTCCACAGCCTCAAAAAAGTGTTGCTGAAAAAAGGATACAGCACTTCGGTTGGCGATGAAGGCGGGTTTGCACCGAACCTCGGTTCCAACGAAGAAGCGTTGCAAGTGATTATGGAAGCGGTAGAAAAAGCCGGATACAAACCGGGCGAAGACATCTTTTTTGCACTGGATGTCGCATCCAGCGAATTGTATGACAAAGCCACCGGATTGTATCATCTGGAATCGGAAGGGCGCAAATTGAACGCCGCAGAAATGGTTGATTTTTACGCGAATCTGGTGAACAAATACCCGATCATTTCCATCGAAGACGGCATGGACGAAAACGATTGGGACGGTTGGAAATTGATCACCGAAAAATTGGGCAAAAAAGTTCAACTGGTTGGTGATGATTTGTTTGTGACCAACGTGCAGCGGTTGAGCCAGGGCATCAAATCCGGCGTTGCCAACTCTGTTTTGGTGAAAGTGAACCAAATCGGCACGCTGACGGAAACCTTCGATTGTATGCAAATGGCGCATCGCGCCGGTTACTCAACGGTTATTTCGCACCGTTCCGGCGAAACAGAAGATGCCACCATCGCAGATATCGCGGTTGCCGTGAACGCCGGTCAAATTAAAACCGGTTCCGCTTCCCGCAGCGACAGGATTGCCAAATACAACCAGCTGTTGCGCATCGAAGAAGAATTGGGCGAGCTGGCGGTTTTCCCCGGCAAATCCATTTTACGCTAA
- a CDS encoding sodium:alanine symporter family protein, which produces MNQGGFFDWFLSITTDLDSILWGTPMIILLIGTGVVLTVMTRGVQFTNFFSSLKLIFAKESRSEEGTGDISPFAALMTALAATVGNGNIAGVATAIAIGGPGAPVWMWIAGLFGMATKYAEGFLGVRYRELAPNGTMAGGPMYYVKNGLKNKSLGKFLGIAFSACGVIACLIGTGNMAQSNSMTASLANTLNQWINPGATSATQAPAYYYYIIGLTIAVLVGLVIIGGIKKIGKVSEKLVPGMIVFYIVFALWVIFANFDQIPAAFVLIFESAFGFEALKGAVVGEVIRSGVSRGLLSNEAGLGTAAIAQSASASDEPTNNGLIAMTGVFIDTILVNTMTTLTIVLTGAYVNTQAWLGKDVEGTITSILVTQTAFNSVIPFGFGGAIIAISSFLFGYTTLLGWSYFGEKCIEFIGGNKTVMPFRYIFIIFLFVGAVVTPLAGESLHYINIIWNLGNIGNALMAIPNLVGLLFMAGLVARVTRERFSK; this is translated from the coding sequence ATGAACCAGGGCGGATTTTTCGATTGGTTTCTTTCGATAACAACGGATTTGGATAGCATCCTTTGGGGTACGCCCATGATCATTTTATTGATCGGGACGGGAGTTGTCCTGACAGTGATGACACGTGGCGTGCAATTTACCAATTTTTTCAGCTCGCTGAAGCTCATATTTGCAAAAGAATCGCGTTCCGAAGAAGGAACCGGCGATATTTCGCCATTTGCCGCACTGATGACCGCTTTGGCAGCAACTGTCGGTAATGGAAATATTGCCGGTGTCGCAACGGCAATCGCTATTGGTGGACCCGGTGCACCGGTTTGGATGTGGATTGCCGGACTATTCGGAATGGCAACCAAATATGCCGAGGGCTTTTTGGGCGTGCGTTACCGCGAGCTGGCACCGAACGGCACAATGGCCGGCGGACCTATGTATTATGTAAAAAATGGTTTGAAAAATAAATCGCTCGGCAAATTTTTGGGCATCGCGTTTTCCGCTTGCGGTGTTATTGCCTGTTTGATCGGCACGGGAAATATGGCGCAGTCCAATTCCATGACTGCATCGCTGGCAAACACGCTGAACCAGTGGATAAATCCCGGCGCAACCTCCGCAACGCAGGCACCTGCATATTATTATTACATCATCGGGCTGACAATTGCCGTGTTGGTCGGGCTGGTGATCATCGGCGGGATCAAAAAAATCGGTAAAGTTTCCGAAAAACTGGTGCCGGGAATGATCGTGTTTTACATCGTTTTTGCGCTGTGGGTTATTTTCGCAAATTTTGACCAGATTCCGGCTGCTTTCGTACTCATTTTTGAATCCGCTTTCGGCTTCGAGGCATTGAAAGGCGCAGTTGTCGGGGAAGTGATTCGAAGCGGTGTCAGTCGCGGATTGCTATCCAACGAAGCGGGATTGGGCACTGCGGCAATTGCCCAAAGCGCATCCGCATCGGACGAGCCAACCAACAACGGGCTGATCGCCATGACCGGCGTTTTTATCGATACCATTTTGGTGAACACAATGACCACGTTAACCATTGTACTCACCGGCGCATACGTGAACACACAAGCCTGGCTCGGCAAAGATGTTGAGGGCACCATCACCAGTATTTTGGTCACCCAAACGGCGTTCAATTCGGTAATTCCCTTCGGGTTTGGCGGAGCCATCATCGCTATTTCTTCATTCTTGTTCGGCTACACAACCTTGCTCGGCTGGTCGTATTTCGGCGAAAAATGTATTGAATTTATCGGCGGCAACAAAACCGTGATGCCGTTCCGGTATATTTTCATCATATTTCTATTTGTTGGCGCAGTGGTTACGCCGCTGGCGGGAGAAAGTTTGCATTACATTAATATTATCTGGAATCTCGGGAACATCGGTAACGCATTAATGGCAATTCCAAACCTGGTTGGCTTACTGTTTATGGCCGGACTGGTTGCTCGGGTTACCCGGGAACGTTTCTCAAAATAA
- a CDS encoding helix-turn-helix transcriptional regulator, with protein MNVNSENLRLVMGFKLKQFRLENGLSLKDLAAKTDLSISYLSEIEKGKKYPKPEKIFQLAEALKISFDELVSLQMNKDFDPLPVVFSSPVIKEFPFRMYGVSPQDLLALITGDPEKSGALIRTFLEIGQDYNMRVEHLLLAALRSYQQMHHNYFEEIENAADAFTEKHHLPASPPLTKEMLQQLLQNEYQYEIDEETLSGYPEVDEIRSIFVCHGNPKLLLQKKLLDSQKAFQMGRELGFQYLKLKERPKSAVRMIASFEQLLNNFKASYFAGALMMNRSQMKEDIRKFLGSPHWDGNKILQLIEKYDVTPEMFLYRLSALMPRFFNLREIIFVRFHHEVGTDNFEMTKIFNLSKLFIPNGIGAKEHYCRRWMGIKLMKQMGKWHGELPQKPLVGAQRLKFSNDEREVFSINLAYPSQLVDNRLISVTICFVMNEAFKRTVAFWDDPLIPHVEVNETCERCGFSAEKCSERAVPGIIFNREQLELKQEEILSQILKNL; from the coding sequence ATGAATGTGAATAGCGAAAATTTGCGACTTGTAATGGGGTTTAAACTGAAGCAATTTCGGCTCGAAAATGGATTGTCCCTAAAAGATTTGGCAGCAAAAACCGATTTATCAATTTCCTACCTCAGCGAAATAGAAAAAGGCAAAAAGTATCCGAAGCCCGAAAAAATTTTTCAACTGGCGGAAGCGTTAAAAATTTCATTTGACGAGCTGGTTTCGTTGCAAATGAACAAAGATTTTGACCCGTTGCCGGTGGTGTTTTCTTCTCCGGTGATCAAAGAATTCCCGTTTCGGATGTATGGCGTCTCGCCGCAGGATTTGCTGGCGTTGATCACCGGCGATCCTGAAAAATCTGGTGCGCTGATCCGCACATTTTTGGAAATCGGGCAGGATTACAACATGCGGGTGGAACATTTACTGCTCGCGGCGTTGCGCTCTTATCAACAAATGCACCACAACTACTTTGAAGAAATTGAAAATGCCGCCGATGCTTTTACCGAAAAACATCACTTGCCCGCTTCTCCACCATTGACGAAAGAGATGCTGCAACAGCTCCTGCAAAATGAATATCAGTATGAGATCGACGAAGAAACGCTTTCCGGTTATCCGGAAGTTGATGAAATTCGTTCGATTTTTGTTTGCCACGGAAATCCTAAGTTGTTGTTACAAAAGAAGTTGCTTGATTCACAAAAGGCATTTCAAATGGGACGCGAACTGGGATTCCAATACCTCAAATTGAAAGAGCGTCCGAAATCTGCCGTGCGGATGATTGCCTCGTTTGAACAGTTGCTCAACAATTTTAAGGCATCCTATTTTGCCGGCGCGCTGATGATGAACCGCAGCCAAATGAAAGAAGATATTCGGAAATTTCTCGGATCCCCGCACTGGGACGGTAACAAGATTCTGCAACTCATTGAAAAATATGACGTTACGCCGGAAATGTTTTTGTATCGATTAAGTGCGCTAATGCCGCGATTTTTCAATTTGCGGGAAATTATTTTTGTCCGGTTTCATCACGAAGTTGGCACGGATAATTTTGAAATGACCAAAATTTTCAACCTGTCCAAGTTGTTTATTCCCAATGGGATAGGCGCAAAAGAACACTACTGCCGGCGCTGGATGGGCATCAAATTAATGAAGCAAATGGGAAAATGGCACGGCGAGTTGCCCCAAAAACCGCTGGTTGGTGCCCAACGGCTCAAATTTTCGAATGATGAACGGGAAGTGTTCAGCATAAATTTAGCCTATCCATCGCAATTGGTGGACAACCGGTTGATCAGCGTAACCATATGTTTTGTGATGAACGAGGCGTTCAAACGCACTGTGGCGTTTTGGGATGATCCGTTAATTCCGCATGTGGAAGTCAATGAAACGTGTGAACGATGCGGTTTCAGCGCGGAAAAATGCAGTGAGCGTGCTGTGCCGGGCATCATTTTCAATCGCGAACAACTGGAGTTAAAGCAGGAAGAAATTCTCAGCCAAATTCTGAAAAATTTATAG
- a CDS encoding acyl-CoA dehydrogenase family protein, with amino-acid sequence MNTTDNADISGKQSAQQAFETHQNQKNNQQSFLSALFMGNFRQELIQSLSSQPNRNREEFRVFYTTMKHWLRSVDSDEIDRTGKIPAAIHENLVALGAFGMQIDPAFGGLGLSQIEYNMIMKLIASRDVNLTALISAHQTIALVLQNFGTEDQKKQYVPRLAKGAMAAFALSENDAGADPSKISASVQELPDGDGYMLNGEKVWTPNANASAFFVVIAKHDTAGERSAFIVDANSDGVEIAHSNQFMGMRALDNCVIRFTNVQIPSENLLWEKGKGSALAQITENYGRMALPACAAGSAKTCLEIARSWAAERKQWGRYLGHHESIAHKIANIAGYTFAMDAVADLAAKMTDNEPDIRMETAIAKLYNTEAVWGIIDDTLQIRSGRGYETAESQKNRGEQPVPVERLMRDWRISTIVHGSSEMMRVSIASEVLGKHYQKTSLLFDRKTSRKSKFAALPGFLTYYLQWYAKLALSVSIFPKYRSFGRLAKHVRFVERTSRKLARHTFHGVLRYGNRLEKRQAFLGRLVDIAAELFAITAVTHRAHQEFLQGNRNAANIADIFCRQSRRRIDLLFHELWKDNDRVNYKLGRQVLDKQFTWLEVGSAGVTCRDKTSKKNIQEEDPVVAEIMTSVFLN; translated from the coding sequence ATGAATACAACCGATAATGCGGATATTTCCGGCAAACAAAGCGCTCAACAAGCGTTTGAAACCCACCAAAACCAGAAAAACAATCAGCAAAGTTTTCTGAGTGCGCTGTTTATGGGCAATTTCCGGCAGGAATTGATTCAATCTCTCTCCTCACAACCTAACCGGAATCGCGAAGAGTTCCGGGTTTTTTACACAACCATGAAACACTGGCTCCGATCGGTCGATTCGGACGAGATTGACCGAACCGGTAAAATTCCCGCCGCAATTCATGAAAATTTAGTGGCGTTGGGTGCGTTCGGAATGCAGATTGATCCGGCGTTTGGCGGCTTGGGGCTTTCTCAAATCGAATACAATATGATCATGAAATTGATCGCCAGTCGCGATGTTAACCTGACTGCGTTAATTTCCGCTCACCAAACCATTGCATTGGTTCTGCAAAATTTTGGGACGGAAGATCAGAAAAAACAATATGTTCCAAGATTAGCAAAAGGGGCGATGGCTGCTTTCGCATTATCAGAAAACGACGCCGGCGCCGATCCTTCAAAAATTTCTGCGAGTGTTCAGGAATTGCCGGACGGCGACGGATATATGTTGAATGGCGAAAAAGTGTGGACGCCGAACGCCAATGCCTCTGCATTTTTTGTGGTCATCGCAAAACATGATACAGCGGGAGAACGCAGTGCGTTTATTGTAGATGCAAACAGCGACGGGGTGGAAATTGCCCATTCCAATCAATTTATGGGCATGCGGGCGTTGGATAATTGTGTGATCCGGTTTACAAATGTGCAAATTCCCTCTGAAAATCTTTTGTGGGAAAAGGGCAAGGGTTCGGCGCTGGCGCAAATCACCGAAAATTACGGGCGGATGGCGTTGCCGGCTTGCGCTGCGGGAAGCGCCAAAACCTGTTTGGAAATTGCCCGGAGCTGGGCAGCAGAACGCAAACAATGGGGAAGATATCTCGGGCATCACGAATCAATTGCTCATAAAATTGCCAATATTGCCGGATACACATTTGCGATGGACGCCGTTGCGGATCTCGCAGCAAAAATGACGGATAACGAACCGGATATCCGGATGGAAACAGCCATCGCCAAATTATACAACACAGAAGCTGTTTGGGGCATCATCGATGACACACTGCAAATTCGCAGCGGACGCGGCTACGAAACAGCCGAATCGCAAAAAAATCGCGGTGAGCAGCCGGTGCCGGTGGAACGCCTGATGCGCGATTGGCGAATTTCCACCATCGTTCACGGCTCCAGCGAGATGATGCGGGTGTCTATCGCCAGCGAGGTTTTGGGCAAACATTATCAGAAAACCAGCTTGCTATTCGATCGCAAAACCAGCAGAAAAAGCAAATTTGCTGCGCTCCCGGGATTTCTGACTTACTATTTGCAGTGGTATGCAAAGCTGGCACTATCCGTCAGCATTTTCCCGAAATACCGCTCATTTGGCAGGCTGGCAAAGCATGTCCGTTTCGTGGAGCGCACATCGCGCAAGCTTGCCCGTCACACATTTCACGGCGTTTTGCGATACGGCAACAGGCTGGAAAAACGGCAGGCATTTTTGGGTCGATTGGTCGATATTGCGGCAGAATTATTTGCAATTACCGCCGTTACCCATCGCGCCCATCAGGAATTTTTGCAGGGAAATCGCAACGCCGCAAACATCGCGGATATCTTTTGCCGCCAGTCCCGTCGTCGCATCGATCTGCTATTTCACGAATTATGGAAAGATAACGATCGCGTGAATTACAAATTGGGTCGTCAGGTACTCGATAAACAATTTACATGGCTGGAAGTAGGCAGCGCGGGTGTCACCTGCCGCGATAAAACGTCGAAGAAAAATATTCAGGAAGAAGATCCGGTTGTTGCAGAAATTATGACCTCCGTTTTCCTGAATTAG
- a CDS encoding nucleotide pyrophosphohydrolase encodes MENLSIKECQQLVDEWIQSVGVRYFSELTNLAQLVEEVGEVARIISRKYGDQSFKKSDENVSLSDELADVLFVLICIANQTGVDLTEAFHKNLAKKTKRDGNRHRANPKLSS; translated from the coding sequence ATGGAAAATCTCTCCATAAAAGAGTGTCAACAATTGGTGGATGAGTGGATTCAATCGGTTGGCGTGCGCTATTTTTCGGAATTGACCAACCTCGCCCAACTGGTCGAAGAAGTGGGGGAGGTGGCGCGAATTATCTCCCGGAAGTATGGCGACCAGAGTTTTAAAAAATCTGATGAAAACGTTTCGCTCTCCGATGAATTGGCGGATGTGCTGTTTGTGCTGATTTGCATCGCCAACCAAACCGGTGTCGATCTCACCGAAGCCTTTCACAAAAATCTCGCTAAAAAAACAAAACGCGATGGCAATCGCCACCGCGCTAATCCAAAATTGTCATCCTGA